Genomic window (Lynx canadensis isolate LIC74 chromosome A1, mLynCan4.pri.v2, whole genome shotgun sequence):
catgaccccaagatcccAAGCTGCTTGCTCTTCCAACTGATCCAGACAGGCGCCCCATCCATCCtattgttgatggacatttggattgcttccaatTTTGACTATGATTTCTATATATGTCTTCTAATAGTTTCTTAATGTATTTATCTTGCTTGGGATTTGGATTTGTAAATGTTCTTTAATTTGTAAGTTAATGCTTTCTCtccattttagaaaattctcagtTGTACctcttctgtcttgtttctttccGGAACATTAAATACATGTCCTCTTCATCAAGTGTCATAcatcttttacattcttttctggATTTCCACCCTTTTGACTTCTCTGATTCAATCTGGATGATTTTCTCTGAGATTTCTTCCAGTTCACTTACAACTCTTCAGCTTTGCCCAGCCTGCCGTTAAAATGATTAGTTCCTTAGAATCTTTGTCTGATAATCCTATTACCTGGATCCCAAAACCTTGCTTCTATTGTCTGTTTTCCTCTTGATTTCTGGTGTATGGCCTTGGATCTTCATGCTGCTGAttgcttttcattctgtttgtaTGAAAAACTGAagggcacctagttggctcagctggttgagcatctgactttggctctggtcatgatctcacagttcctgagtttgagcccccacatcaggctcactgctgtcagcgcagagcccacttcagatcttctgtccctcactgacttgcactctctcaaaaataaacaaacaaataaaaaactgaaaaaaatttgagGCTCTGGATTAGGTCAGCATCCCAAACTAAAGGTTGGAAAGGTTGTGTttgttggtttgggttttttttgtttgtttttaaaaaatgttttaaagtttattttgagatagacagagaccatgcgagttggggagaggggggggggggggggagacagagagagagagagagagagagagagagagagagagagagagaaagagagagagggaaccccagccaggctctgtgctgctagcaccAAGCCTaatacagggctcgaattcacaaaacagaaatcatgatctgagcccaaaccaagagtcagatgcttaagcaattgagccacccaggtgccccatgtttgttttttaccagTATCCCTCTTTGTGGGCCTCTGTGAATCTACTCAAAGTTCCACTTAGATTTTCAGCCTTTCTCTGCAGTTTTTTCTGGAACTGAACACACACCCACAAGAGAAAAGCAGCCACAAGTAACAGATTACTTCTCAGAGGCTCCTTCTCTTAGATCTTAGAGCCCTCATTTTTCCACTATATTTATATGAGCAGAAATATAATGCCCTAAAATCAGAATAATGGCCAGAAATGTTtataatgcaataaaaaataaaacagatgcaaGAGCAATTTCTACATTATAGGTATTTTCTGTGATGAGATTTTTGCTGTTTATATAAAGATAGGTGATGAATATATAACTTTCACTGAAATAGAGTCAACACTAAAAGTTAATGTAAGGATTAAACGATTCAAAGGTCCAGTCAATGGacaataatcttatttttataagatgaaatgcaaaattttatgTGTACTTTATGCAAAGCCATAATTTTGTATGATGAAATTTGAACCTATAAGCCCTGGATTTTTATGTAACTCAACTCCAAAAATCTTCAtcttgctcttattttttttctttttccttttttggaaatCCTTCAATTTTTAGACGTAGAACACACAGATAAACTAAAATAAGACACTCTGGAGAAGCTCTaagtaacaaaaattataataataatgtaattggTGCCATCTTCTTCTAGAAGTCCGGCAGAAATTAGTTTTACTAATGCTAATagcaagcaaaagcaaaaacaaaacctagggCCAATACTAAAATTAGACAACTATTACTATGCTTGCTATATTCAAGTTAAAGAGGGAAAAATAGCAACAATGAcaaaaagactgtcctttcacAGTTGACTTAACACTTAAGAAAGCttcaaacatttacaaattttttaaatttattatttttttaaagtaatctctacatccaacgtggggtttgaactcacaacccctaggtcaagagttgtacactccaacaactgagccatccagaagccCCAGCTTCAAACATCACTCTTCACTTGACAACTTGGTAAACATTCTTTTTAGAATTCTACACGGTTATTATTTAAAGGATATAGTTCTGTCACTTTTGTCCccaaaaacagaattttagagaGCTCAGGAACACTGTAAATTCATCTACTCTtcataaacaatagaaatttgttGTCATATATCATAAACAGTTTAAACACATGTAGTTAAGAACATCTCCATGTAGATGAATGAGTGTCAACTGAGCCatgtaatgttttctttgttgtattttaaaatcactgacactttaaatgataaaaaaatataaaaatgtaaaatacactttGAATTAGTGAGATAAAGGGATGACAAGCCAAGAGTAATCAAAACCACTTCCAAATAACATTTGCAAGTCTCAATTATAGCCACAATTTCAGTGGAATGATGGTATAGCATCTAACTACAGGATGCTTTTTATATTATCAGTCTATGCTATGCTTTTAAGTTGAAAAGCATCTTACTTATCCACATTTACCAATAAATACGCAACTTAAACTTATTCAGAAGGTGAAAAATGGCCAAggttgaaacataaaaaaatacatggcaaGGTTTCTGGTTTTAACTGCACTTAAGAGCTTATATATACATAAGATGGAATTCATGCTTACACAAAtagctatttaaaatttaataaataattctaaaataaaatgtaagtaaaagaaatacacagaTCCAAAAGGATGATTTTCAGTGGACATTATTTCAAGTCTTCAACATCTTCAACTGTTTCATCAAAGAGATCACAAGTTTTCATGATATGATTTCTCAGGTTTAATTCTTATTCAATAAACAAAAGatgtacataataataaatagatgcaaacataaattcataaaaagtatgcaaatatattttttaaaattcaatgatGTGTAAATTAAGATGACACCACCTTTTAATGATCAGTTCAGCAAACATTAACACTCCTACCCCCAAGCTTACAATATGGAGAAAAAATTTATGCTGTAAGGAAAGTAATACCATTTTTTGGTGGGGGCAATTTTGCATTAACCatcaaaacctttaaaaatacattgatgaggaggcacctgggtggttcagtcagttaatcgtctgacacttgacttcagctcaggtgataatctGAGGTTGTGGGCTCCACGCTGCGAaaggagtctgcttaagattctctctcccactttggcccctcccccatacatgtgctctctttctctctcaaaaaaaaccaactaaaattattaaactaaatgaaaaataaaaatatgttgacACTTTGACTTAACAATTCCACCTACAGAAACTTTTCTAAAGAAGTGTGTCAACTTACAGAGATATTCATGAAAAACCTGTTTACAATTGCAAAGACTAGAAACAACTTCAAATAACAAAtgattatataaacataaaaaagataattatatctGACAAGAACTAATAATGATGAAATGTCAAATGCCCCCCTACCCTAACCCCAGGTCAAGAACAAAGCAAGGCTCTAtactctcaccatttctattcaacactgtattagaaaaagaaataataggggATCTGTGAGGCCAAACTATTTCCATAATAATACTaagattatttgcatttttcactGTTGGCATTTACAATAATGGTAACAAAAGCAGCGATGGTATAACTGCTGGCAGTGGAACTGAACTGTATTTCTTCACTACCATAtatctgagaaaagaaaaagtatcacCTTCACTTATTTATGGTTGTTATTCCAACACCAAATGGTCAATACAATTCTAATACTAACCAGGAGTTAGCATCAGACCCCAAAGGTTTAAATGGCATAGCCCCCAACAAGATTGCCAGTCATTTCAGATGCCACCCATACTTCTGcccaactggctataaatcaagGAGGTTCCCGGTTTATTTATCCTCTCGgctttgataatttgctagaatgactcaTAGAACTCAGAGGAGCTCTATACTTACAATcacagtttttttcccccaagttttatttatttttgagaaagagagagagagagagagagagagagaatcccaggcaggctctgtgctgtcagcgtagagcccaatgcagggctcgaacccacaaacagtgagatcatgacctaggctgaaatccagagtcagaggcttaacggattaagccacccaggtgccccacaatcaCAGTTTTAATATAAAGGATACAGATCAGGACCaatcaaatgagataaagaaGGGTAAAGTTTGGAAGGTCCCAAATGCAGAGCTTCTGTGCCTACTCTCTCTGGAATCAGGTGTGTTACCTACCTGGCACATTGATAAGCTCAACAACCAGGAAGCTGCATTGAGTTTCAGTGTCTAGCTTTTATTGGTGTTTCATTGCATAGGTATGACTGACAGACTTATTCACTGCATGTGACTGAACTCAATCTCTagccttcctctcctccctcgaGGCTGGACTGGCTAAAACCTCCAACACTCTAATCACATGATGGGTCTTTCTGATGACCCTCTCTCAGCCTTCCTCTGATCAAAGTCTTAGCCCAAACAAATTCAGATGTGATCCAAAGGGCTCGTAAATAGAAAAGACAATCCCAATACTTGGGAAATTCCAAGGACTTAGTCTCTGTCCTAAGACCTAAGGACAAAGGCcagtgttattatttattaaacagaTGTCCAcgatgaaataataaaaattggtaTCGATTTTACTAGATTTCAGCCTTTGACTATATCTTAATATTCTGTGTGATGAACAGGGAAGCATGCCTAAAACACTTCTGTTTCATACCAAAATACAATGGTTGTctgaaggcaaagaggaaaagcACTTATAAAATAGTTACATTGCAAGCTAAACTAGGCTTTTTTCatgaaataccatttttacttaaaagaataacTAACAAACTGATTACtgacattttcttgaaaacaaatcaagaaaaattCACTTCAAGAAAAATGACAGTATTTGTTGCTAAGAGaaaatttgagctttcaagtGAAAATCAACATCTTTGAAAACCTGTATCCACCACTGTCACCTTGACAGCTTTCTAAAgtgtcaacatttaaaataacacatcAACATCTAGAAGTTCAATGAatggatattttcaaaatatatatattttttatttgaccaAAGCACAATGTAATCGAATCATACAAAGGTAAAAGATCCATCCACAGATCAATGAATCTTAACGTAGTAAGTATGAAAACTTCGTTATAtgatttcagattccacattgttAAGAACctgtaagaggggcgcctgggtggcgcagtcggttaagcgtccgacttcagccaggtcacgatctcgcggtccgtgagttcgagccccgcgtcgggctctgggctgatggctcagagcctggagcctgtttccgattctgtgtctccctctctctctgcccctcccccgttcatgctctgtctctctctgtcccaaaaataaataaacgttgggaaaaaaaaaaaaaaaaaattaaaaaaaaaaaaaaaaaaaaaaaaaaacaactttaaaaaagcGTCACTTATCAAGTTTTGGGACTGTTATCAAAAAACCCGTACCTATCCATAATTCTCTAAAAAGATCACTAAAACAGTACTCCCTCCTACAACCAAATACCTATGTGAGGCCAGATTTTTTTATACTTCAAACAAAACAAGATATTGCAACAGATTCAATGTAGAAATAGATAGATGTGAGGAGATACCATACACTTCACtatcttctattaagccagactttaaagagatttgcagaaatgtgaaaaaatggcACTGTTcactaaattttgaaaatagttttcattaaaaattatattttgtcatataatatgtaattattgttaaatacttaagaaaatgtCTTACACTTTAATTTCTAATAACATAAttgatacaaatttaaaaatcttggggGCCCccgattatttttgagagtgaaactGAGCCCAAAATGTTTGAGAACTGTCCtgtagaaataataaagaacgTAGACAAAGAAATTTAGTGGACAGTTTCAACAGTAAAAAATGGGATACTATACAAATGCTAATAAAAAGGTAGAGGAATGTGTTATCTCAGACAAAAATCTTATACACatggaaaattctatttttaaaatgatgtgaaAATCTAGATTAAGTAAAccaacagaaacacaaaattatatataatgtgctctaaattatattttttaaaaccatggaggcaaaagactgaaaacaaaattttaggagTAGTCCTTGCTAGTTGGTAGGATAAGGTGAAAGATACTTTATTTCTAGCCATAATTTCTTACAAATATTCTGTAATAATCATGTAGTATTCTCATAACCAGagaaaaagattaatttaaaaaaagaaaaaaaattctggcatTCCATTAAAAGCAGTAAATGAGGCTCTTAAATCTAGTTCCTTTTCAGTCCTTTCCTAAACTTCTAAGTTGGTCAATAGCTTAAAGCACTAAAATGACCAAAAACcaataccaaaacaaaaattttaactcTCAAACACCACACTAAATCATGACAAAGCTGCCAAAAAGATCTgctaagttttaaataattttcattatattttaactttatcaGAAAAAGACTGTCCatataagctttaaaaatgtagGCCTCTATACGTGCCTcggtggctctgtgggttgagtgtccaactcctgatttcaactcaggtcatgatctcaggatcatgggaatgagccctgcactgggctttgtgctgattgtggagcctgcttaagattctctccgcccgccccctgccccacccttctCCCACATGCTCAcctgctccctctcaaaaataaataaataaataaataaataaataaataaataaataaataaatagacaaaaaaatgaaaaaactatatagggttttcaaaataacttttaaaataaaggaactaataatatgctgattttaaaacaaaaatagagacaaGCAGtccaaaagtaaacatttgaaaTGCAAAAATTGAAATTTCAAGTTATGTTATtacaagttaaataaaattaaatcattacatattactttatttcttcaattcactatccatttttttattctatgATTTGAAACtaggggcacgtggatggctcagtcagttaagcggctgacttcggctcaggtcatgatcttgtggttcatgggttcaggccccacgtcaggctctgtgctgacagctcagagcctggagccagctttggattctgtgtctccctctctctctgcccctccccgctcatgctcagtctgtctctctcaaaaatgaatgttaaaaaaataaaaaaaaaaaaaaagaaactaggtaGGTGGTTGTAGTAATTATGGAGGTTTTCAATTAAAACACTTCAGATGTAAATCGCAGTGGGTAAAACagatttaatttctgaaaaatcagGGACCAAGTAGATTGCAAGCAAAATATTCTATCTTAATatgaaagtcaagaaaaaaaagtatttcatgtatagaagatcaataaaatcacTTACTGCTTACCAGGACTATGATGAGTTGTAAATCCTCCATTCTGAAATTCACCTCCTGCCACATTCATTCTACCAGGATTAAAAGGTCCTACTGCAGTCTTGGTCTGTGAAGTCAAAGATGGGGCGTATGTTTGTATATTAACACCAAAATTACTTGACTGAAGTCCTTTAGCGACATCTCCCAAGTTGGTATTCTACAGTGATGTTATACGTGTAATCATTAAGTTCATATCTCGCCCAGCATTCAGAGCTTATACCTGTTTCTAAGGTTGTAACATTAGCAATAGGAATTTCAGAGTCGATTCTGTAGTGATAACATTATTACCCATTCCTGCATTTACCTTACTTCTTGAAAGACTGGAAGTAGAGAAATCCAAATctttggttctatttttagttccaGGAAGTCCCCATTCGATATAATTGGaagaatttttcttctcttctccatttgtTTCTATGTCCTCTTCATCATCGATAATAATTGTCTCACTTATATTTCCCTTCTGAGAAGCTGAATCTCTTGAGGAAGGAAGAATTATGGAATAATTTCCTTGTAGACTTTCATTTCTTGATGaagcaaatataaaatttctttgatCAGTTACTGTTGGAGCAGAAGTTGAAGGAGGTTGTATAGATTCAATAAAtacaacatcatcatcatcatcatcatcatcatcatcatcatcatcatcttccaCTGATGAGTTTCTAGATCTATTAACTAAAGAACTAGTTGGGCCACCAAATGAATTTCCAACATCCATGAGGCTAGCTGCCATGGCTTTACTCTTTAATAAAACAGGAGTCTGTTCAGCCAAGTCTAATCCTCTCACTGAACATTTATCCATGCCAAAGAACCTGTAACAGAGGAAAGTAAATAACAAAAGTTCTAGTATATTATGGTCATTGTGTTTTATTGCAATGAAATAgcacaaatgaaattttaaattctggtgAGTTTTATCCAACCCTCAGGGAAAATATTgttactcattttgtttttcctctctcattaACCATTTAATGCCTACCTCAGAGTTTGATGGAAATTAATCATCCAGTTTGTAGTAGTCCTTAAAAAATGCACTCATAGTACTCAATTTAACTTACcctttacaatgaaaaaaaaaatctaagtcttCTTTTGAAATAGGAAATAGTAACAAAATCATTCTATCAAATACCAATCACCCAGGATCCAAATACAATCACTATACTATACTTTTATCTACTAAAATAAGTGACTATCATCTAATCCTTATTGCTCTAGCGTCTTTGTCACTGTTTTTCAAATTATCCGTTTCTAACATAACTTTGATTAAATCTTCCTTATCCTTGTCCAGAAATTGCCAGACATTATGCTACGGGTTTTTCAtgtaaaattctgaaaacagctccATAATATAGGTATAACTTAATCTACTTTACAAATCAGGAAAGGAAAACCAACTAAATTGTTCTAGGTAAGACTGAGTAGAACTTAAACCCCAGGCCCTAACTCTAGGCCTCAAATTCTTAGCATTCAtttatattcaacaaatacttctgTGAACCTGCTCTGCACTAGGGTATGACGAAGGAAAGGATCCAGCAGACAGACATAATTGAAGAATCTGGAAAAGTAAATAACCGATGAAGCAAGGATCTTAAAAGTAGACAGGAGATATGTGCACAGGTGGTAATGAAACTGATTATGAGTAAAAAAATCACCTCTAtctaaaagacaaggaaaagctAAGTATAACTGGAATATTTGTAAGTacatagaaatgataaatgaaaagcTGAGGTAAGTTTATATATGACAGCCTCAATGTTCTTAGAATTTCAAGAATAAAGAACGTGGGAACTGCATGGGtattaaattattaagaaaactCATTTCATATGGCAGTCTTCATTCCATTTTAAACAACTCATAATGAAATATGCTACATAACATTTCTATTCAAAAATTTTCCCAACTAATTTTAATTGATAATAAAGTCATGCAACATGTAAAGTTTATTCTTAGTATGtgttatatctttaaatattaactCAGTTAATGCTTATAAAAGTGAAGTGAAactattctttttcccattttacccATTAGGAAATGAAGACTCAGAAGATACGTAATCAGCATAGCCTGTTCAAATGTCCAAAGGATAGAGTTAGGATTGAAATCTAAGAAATCTGACTCTAGAATCGATTTCATAGCCAGTATATTATATGCAATTaatgtataaaacaatttttagaaattacttatcttttattaagataaatttattaaaacaaaatcaacattcagaaagtctattttaaagaaaagataacaaatCTAAGAGACCACTTTAAAAGGGTTATAAAAACCACAAAAGTTGGGATCATGATTAACATTCATCCAGTAAACTGGTTACATGGTTGATTTTCAAAGGAAAGAGGTAATAATTTAGCCTAAACTGAATTATGACATATAAGAGCTGTTATACATGAATTCTCTTAGTCCTTTGTATCTATATTTGAATAAACCTACAACAGAGAAGAACAACTTCTGGAAAAGGGCTATTGCTGACGCCACAGTATCCTCTGGTGACATGtcttaatcttttcaaagaaattaaaagaaagaccATTCTTCATGCTTTGCTCACTGCACTCCTCCATCTCTGAAAAAAGATTTAAGTATTCATCTACTCTCAAATCACAGATTATAAAAAAGTTAAACTACTGCTAAAACTCACTGTGCATATAATTTGACCAAATACTTTAATTTCAGAAACAGAAGACTACAGAAAAGTTTTGACTACTTCTATAAtatccaaaaacagaaaaagttacTTCAGCGATTAGTTGTGTGGCACTGAGCAAATTACTTCACCTCATTAATTAAGTTTTCTAAACTATAAactgtaaatggggataatatacAATTCCAAGGTTTTTATTCAGATAACTGGACATGTAAGTCCCTGGCGTCTGCTTGGATcatattaaagaaagtaaaaaaagttaaatcccTCTCCTATGAGAAGGTATTCAGGCAAATACTTTGCTTACATCCTGGGATTTCAACAAGTGTCTAATCTTAAACATTTAGCTAGTCTCCTTTGGTATCTTAATCATCTACAACTGATAACCAATgtttaacatattttcattttgatacaatgaaaattaatataatctcaagtaatggaaaaggaaaggaaaatctgCACAGAGAAATTTGATAAAAGATTATAACACCACCATGCAAAAAAGTTAGGCTGCAGaccaaataagaattttaaatgcaGACTATCTCTAGGTAATTGGTAACAACTTTGTAAAATTAACAGGGTACTTAATTAGGGGTACAGATAAGacttattaaaacaaagaaaagagtgtTTTGCCCTTTTGTATTTACCTTTAGTGACATCtcagttgtttttatttcctgaaggaaat
Coding sequences:
- the ZMYM5 gene encoding zinc finger MYM-type protein 5 isoform X5 gives rise to the protein MRARRAGPLRARPHRRLLRLLRLLLLTSSKPGTGPSGVVRVADGGVGLGVGQGSGGSFRGAAARTGIRNHLQASLVGLWQKLRKKTYHLFFGMDKCSVRGLDLAEQTPVLLKSKAMAASLMDVGNSFGGPTSSLVNRSRNSSVEDDDDDDDDDDDDDDVVFIESIQPPSTSAPTVTDQRNFIFASSRNESLQGNYSIILPSSRDSASQKGNISETIIIDDEEDIETNGEEKKNSSNYIEWGLPGTKNRTKDLDFSTSSLSRSKTKTAVGPFNPGRMNVAGGEFQNGGFTTHHSPGWAKLKSCK
- the ZMYM5 gene encoding zinc finger MYM-type protein 5 isoform X4, which produces MRARRAGPLRARPHRRLLRLLRLLLLTSSKPGTGPSGVVRVADGGVGLGVGQGSGGSFRGAAARTGIRNHLQASLVGLWQKLRKKTYHLFFGMDKCSVRGLDLAEQTPVLLKSKAMAASLMDVGNSFGGPTSSLVNRSRNSSVEDDDDDDDDDDDDDDVVFIESIQPPSTSAPTVTDQRNFIFASSRNESLQGNYSIILPSSRDSASQKGNISETIIIDDEEDIETNGEEKKNSSNYIEWGLPGTKNRTKDLDFSTSSLSRSKTKTAVGPFNPGRMNVAGGEFQNGGFTTHHSPGKQFLDLPVSIISP
- the ZMYM5 gene encoding zinc finger MYM-type protein 5 isoform X3, with translation MRARRAGPLRARPHRRLLRLLRLLLLTSSKPGTGPSGVVRVADGGVGLGVGQGSGGSFRGAAARTGIRNHLQASLVGLWQKLRKKTYHLFFGMDKCSVRGLDLAEQTPVLLKSKAMAASLMDVGNSFGGPTSSLVNRSRNSSVEDDDDDDDDDDDDDDVVFIESIQPPSTSAPTVTDQRNFIFASSRNESLQGNYSIILPSSRDSASQKGNISETIIIDDEEDIETNGEEKKNSSNYIEWGLPGTKNRTKDLDFSTSSLSRSKTKTAVGPFNPGRMNVAGGEFQNGGFTTHHSPEMHLQKKPLLFKLSQKNPPKNFVVHLCLPVKTTRILEKELTNQDV